A window of the Lolium perenne isolate Kyuss_39 chromosome 7, Kyuss_2.0, whole genome shotgun sequence genome harbors these coding sequences:
- the LOC139830112 gene encoding mitogen-activated protein kinase 4-like, which translates to MAAKVDAPNVMRNNGKHYYTMCQTMFEIDTKYVPIRPIGRGSYGTVCSSINQETNEKVAIKKINNVFNNRMDALRTLREMKLLRHLRHENVISLKDIMMPLRRRSFKDVYLVSELMDTDLDKIIMSSQPISNEHCQYFLFQLLRGLKCLHSAGILHRDLKPGNLLINGNCDLKICDFGLARTDNSEGQLMTEYAVTRPYRAPELLLGCNNYGTAIDVWSVGCIFAELLGRKTIFPGADCLSQLKLIINVLGTMNDGDLEFIENLRGRNYIKSLPYTPGIPLYSMYPQAHPLAIDLLQKMLIFDPSKRISVIEAVEHPYMSALYDPSANPPALPVDLDIDENLGVDMIREMLWHEMLQYHRRPSKWRIFNK; encoded by the exons ATGGCGGCGAAGGTGGATGCCCCGAACGTTATGAGAAACAATGGCAAGCACTACTACACGATGTGTCAGACCATGTTCGAGATCGACACCAAGTACGTGCCGATCAGGCCCATCGGGAGAGGATCCTACGGTACCGTATGCTCGTCGATAAACCAGGAGACCAACGAGAAGGTCGCGATAAAAAAGATAAACAATGTCTTCAACAACCGGATGGATGCGCTCAGGACGCTTCGCGAGATGAAGCTCCTTCGGCACTTGCGTCACGAGAATGTTATTTCTTTGAAGGATATAATGATGCCCCTACGCAGGAGGAGCTTCAAGGATGTGTATCTGGTCTCCGAACTCATGGACACGGATCTGGATAAGATAATCATGTCGTCGCAGCCGATTTCCAACGAGCACTGCCAATATTTTCTTTTTCAG CTCCTCCGAGGGTTGAAGTGTCTTCATTCAGCAGGGATACTCCATAGGGATCTGAAACCAGGGAACCTTCTGATTAATGGAAACTGTGATCTGAAGATCTGTGACTTTGGTCTTGCTCGCACAGATAATAGTGAAGGTCAATTGATGACTGAGTATGCTGTCACTCGTCCATATAGAGCTCCCGAGCTGCTGCTCGGTTGCAACAACTATGGCACCGCCATAGATGTCTGGTCAGTTGGCTGTATATTTGCTGAGCTACTTGGCCGCAAGACTATCTTTCCAGGAGCTGATTGCCTAAGTCAGCTCAAGCTTATAATCAATGTTCTTGGCACCATGAATGATGGTGACCTTGAGTTCATTGAGAACCTAAGGGGTCGCAACTACATCAAATCCCTTCCATACACCCCCGGGATTCCCCTCTACAGCATGTACCCACAAGCGCACCCTCTTGCCATTGATCTGTTGCAGAAGATGCTTATCTTTGATCCTTCCAAAAGGATTAGTGTCATTGAGGCTGTGGAGCACCCCTACATGTCAGCGCTGTATGACCCAAGTGCAAACCCTCCTGCTCTACCTGTCGATCTTGATATAGATGAGAACCTCGGAGTAGATATGATCCGAGAAATGTTGTGGCATGAGATGCTCCAGTATCACAGGAGGCCGTCAAAATGGAGAATATTTAACAAGTAG